A region from the Chrysoperla carnea chromosome 4, inChrCarn1.1, whole genome shotgun sequence genome encodes:
- the LOC123298177 gene encoding NHL repeat-containing protein 2 → MDADTIDKLILSSNLLTEQLANIKDEQDRDNCVQEYLKSVKIKRICDFPKGAEWFNVSEYLSIKDLEGKIVVLDFFTYCCINCMHILPDLKALEEEFSIEDGLVVVGVHSAKFENEKQSQNILAAVQRYNISHPVVNDANAEFWNNLNICCWPTLLILGPNANPLYLLMGEGHKDEIFLFVRNALNFYKNQNNIKHDSLPILSASHLLTKTNGPLLFPGKVTCLRNNTTDILAISDTGHHRIIISADNGQVSYVIGGNGPGLKDGDFSTALFNAPQGLVFEDENILYVADTENHAIRKINLKERFVQTIAGTGEQGIDRAGGKIGTDQEISSPWDLCLFTTPDLDMSFHGPNDSVVTKRVLLIAMAGTHQIWALFLDNIIWWKFKIYSAGTCLAIAGSGREENRNNLYPHAAAFAQPSGIALDAENKDLYIADSESSSIRRLSLLDGKVTAVVGGNRSPTNLFDFGDIDGQQYNGKLQHPLGVAMGVNGTVYVADSYNHKIKKINTITNTISSLYGTGKAGNSQSKSPIQFNEPGGLCISNNPDILYVADTNNHCIKSINLTKKQTYSEINFILPDNSIKSSTKLKDFIEVSANGADCLLHFNFESESSDIKITPQAPNKVIFKFNRDYVVEQPEFTNPMTIKLKIPKTKVSTHEIIIKINIVICKNNKCMPLSATLGLNVVFITNGATNVTKKLDFLMSSKELILK, encoded by the exons atggatgCAGACacaattgataaattaatattaagtagTAATTTATTAACAGAACAATTAGCGAATATAAAAGATGAGCAAGATCGCGATAATTGTGttcaagaatatttaaaaagtgttaaaatcAAACGAATCTGTGATTTTCCGAAAG gAGCTGAATGGTTTAATGTCTCTGAATATTTATCTATCAAAGATTTAGAGGGGAAAATTGTTGTTTTGGACTTTTTTACTTATTGTTGTATAAACTGTATGCATATTTTGCCAGATTTAAAAGCATTAGAAGAAGAATTTTCTATAGAAGATGGACTTGTCGTG GTGGGGGTCCATagtgcaaaatttgaaaatgaaaagcaATCTCAGAATATTCTAGCGGCTGTTCAAAGATATAATATATCTCATCCTGTAGTAAATGATGCAAATGCagaattttggaataatttaaatatatgttgttggccaacattattaatattaggtCCAAATGCAAATCCCTTATATTTGCTTATGGGCGAAGGTCataaagatgaaatatttttatttgtaaggaatgctttaaatttttataaaaatcaaaataacattaaaCACGATTCATTACCTATTTTATCTGCGAGTCATTTGCTAACAAAAACAAACGGACCATTACTATTTCCTGGAAAAGTAACATGCCTTCGAAATAATACAACGGACATTTTGGCAATATCTGATACAGGTCATCATCGAATTATAATTTCTGCAGATAATGGACAAGTATCATATGTAATTGGTGGAAATGGACCTGGTCTTAAAGATGGGGATTTTTCTACTGCTTTATTTAATGCTCCGCAAGGTTTAGTATTTGAGGATGAGAATATTTTGTATGTGGCCGATACGGAAAATCAtgcaataagaaaaattaacttaaaagaaCGATTTGTACAAACGATTGCTGGCACAGGAGAACAAGGTATTGATCGAGCTGGAGGAAAGATTGGAACTGATCAAGAAATATCATCACCATGGGATTTGTGCCTTTTTACAACACCAGATTTAGATATGAGTTTTCATGGACCAAATGATTCTGTGGTTACCAAAAGAGTATTGTTAATTGCTATGGCGGGTACACATCAAATATGGGcattatttttggataacattatatggtggaaatttaaaatatattcagctGGTACGTGTTTAGCAATTGCTGGTTCTGGCAGGGAAGAAAATAGAAACAATTTATACCCTCATGCAGCTGCATTTGCCCAACCTTCTGGTATTGCATTAGACGCTGAAAATAAAGACTTGTATATAGCGGACAGTGAAAGCTCGAGTATTCGTAGGTTATCATTGCTAGATGGAAAAGTTACAGCGGTTGTTGGTGGAAATCGATCTCCtaca aatttatttgattttggtGATATTGACGGACAACAATATAATGGAAAGTTACAGCATCCATTGGGTGTTGCAATGGGCGTTAATGGAACAGTTTATGTAGCTGATTCATACaaccataaaataaagaaaattaacacCATAACAAATACAATCAGTTCACTTTATGGTACTGGTAAAGCAGGCAATAGTCAATCAAAATCACCAATTCAATTTAACGAACCAGGTGGATTATGTATTTCAAATAATCCAGATATCCTCTACGTGGCCGATACGAATAATCATTgcattaaatcaataaatttaacaaagaaacaaacctattcagaaattaattttatattacctGACAATTCAATTAAATCATCAACGAAATTGAAAGATTTTATAGAAGTGAGTGCAAACGGAGCAGATTGCTTGTTACATTTTAATTTCGAATCGGAATCGTCCGATATTAAAATCACTCCGCAAGCTCCAAACAAAGTAATATTCAAGTTTAATAGAGATTATGTTGTTGAACAACCAGAATTTACAAATCCAAtgactattaaattaaaaatacctaaAACAAAGGTGTCGACCCATgagattataattaaaattaatattgtgatatgtaaaaataataaatgtatgccATTAAGTGCAACACTAGGTTTAAATGTTGTATTTATAACAAACGGTGCTActaatgttacaaaaaaattagattttttaatgTCTTCTAAGGAATTAAtactaaaatag